In the genome of Sinorhizobium chiapasense, the window GGTTTCCCTCGGCGTCAGGCCCATGCCAGCCTTGTTGGCGAGCGTCGCCCGATAGAAATAGTCGAAGGCAGATGCCGCGCTGTAGCATAGCTCGTAGTGCTCGGCCTGTTCGATGTCTTCGCCATCGCCGAGGAAGAGGACCGCGTAGCGCGATCCCGTCGTTGCCGCATTGACAGGCACGCAAAGCAACAGGTCGAAACCGAGTTGGGAAATGAGGCCATGCCCTGGTCCCAGCGTCGGATCATCCGCGCGCCATACCGACGAAATGTTCGACGCATGCAAGGCCCTGTAGACGATGGAATCACCGAAACGGTGACGCTTGTCGTATTCCTCGGCGAGGCCGGAGGGGAGGTCGTGGAGCACCAGTCGGCTGGAAAGCATGCAGGCGTCATTCTCGTTGCCGAGTTGCAGGATGCCGAAATGCCCAAAGCCGAAACGCAGCGCCAATGTGTGGAAAATGCGGAAGAAATCCACGCGGTTGAGAGCCGTCTCCAGCTCCTCGTGAAGGTCGTATCGCCTGTGATTTTCCTGCAAGACTGCCACGCGCCGGCTATCTCCCCATTGCCGCGCGGCAATTTGCCGACCAGCCTGACATGGACACCGGCTCCATGTTGGCGGCCAAATCCTCTACATGGATATCACCCACGCCGAATGTTCCCCCGAAATCCGTACACATTCTATTGCACGACAGGCTTTGCGTTTCTACTGCACTATTTTGGGGTTCACCGGGCCCGGCCGACGACTTTCGAGCCCTGCGACGTGCTGATACTCGCGCGGTTGACCAACGCATACGGTGCGTTTTTCTGGCGCGCCGGGTGCGAAAGCGCTGTCAATTCTTTTGTCCGGGCGGTAAACGCGCCTCGAAGACTGAGATCCGCCGAAACGGGGTTCGTGTTGGAAATCGTGGACAGTTGCGCGAGCTCTACTTAAGGAAGAATTTTTCGCATAGACAAATTTCTGCAGTGACTTATTGCATTGCGACGCCAAATGTCGTTCCATCCGCCCTTGACCGGGTGCAAACGTCATTCCGCGTCAGGCAAATACGAGAACAAAAAACAAATCTGGGAAGCAAGCTCATGAAAAAGCTCACTACTCTCTTCGCAGCGACGGCGCTTGCCACGCTGATGGCCGGCTCGGCTTGGTCGAAGACGTTCGTCTACTGCTCTGAAGGTTCACCGGAAGGCTTTGATCCCGGCCTCTACACGGCCGGTACGACGTTCGATGCTGCCGCGCACACCGTTTACAACCGCCTTCTCGAATTCAAGAAGGGCACGACGGAGACCGAACCAGGGCTTGCTGAAAGCTGGACGATTTCTGACGACGGCCTCGAATACACATTCAAGCTCCGTCCGGGCGTCAAATTCCAGACGACCGAATTCTTCACCCCGAGCCGTGAACTGAACGCCGACGACGTCGTCTTCTCGCTCGAGCGTCAGTGGAAGTCCGACAATCCGTGGCATGGCTACGTGACCGGCGGTTCCTGGGAATATTTCGCCGGCATGGGTCTGCCTGACGTGCTCGAGTCGATCGAGAAGGTCGACGACATGACCGTGAAGATCAAGCTGAAGCGCAAGGAAGCACCGTTCCTCGCCAACCTCGCCATGCCCTTCGCGTCGATCATGTCGAAGGAATATGCCGATAAGCTGCAGGCCGAAGGCAAGATGAACCAGCTCAACCAGATGCCGCTCGGCACCGGTCCGTTCGCCTTCGTCGGCTATCAGCAGGATGCGGTCATTCGTTACAAGGCTCATCCGGACTATTGGGGCGGAAAGCAGAAGATTGACGATCTCGTCTTCGCGATCACCACGGATGCAGCCGTGCGCTTCCAGAAGCTGCAGGCTGGCGAATGCCATCTGATGCCTTATCCGAATGCGGCCGATGTCGAGGCGATGAAGGCCGATCCGAACCTCAAGGTGATGGAGCAGGCCGGCCTCAACGTCGCCTATCTCGCCTACAACTCGACGCAGCCTCCCTTCGACAAGCCTGAGGTCCGCAAGGCGCTGAACAAGGCCATCAACAAGCAGGCAATCGTCGATTCCGTCTTCCAGGGCCAGGCTACCCCGGCGACGAACCCGATCCCGCCGACGATGTGGTCCTATGACGACAACATCGCGGACGACACATACGAGCCGGAAGTCGCCAAGAAGATGCTCGAGGATGCCGGCGTCAAGGATCTCTCGATGAAGGTCTGGGCGATGCCGGTTGCGCGCCCGTACATGCTGAACGCGCGTCGCGCTGCCGAACTGATCCAGGCCGATTTCGCCAAGATTGGCGTCAAGGTCGAGATCATCTCCTACGAGTGGGCCGAATATCTCGAGAAGTCGAAGGCGAAGGACCGCGACGGTGCCGTGATTCTCGGCTGGACCGGTGACAATGGTGATCCGGACAACTTCCTCGACACGCTGCTCGGTTGCGACGCTGTCGGCGGTAACAACCGCGCTCAGTGGTGCAATCAGGAGTTCGACGACCTGGTGACCAAGGCCAAGGAAGCGACCGACGTTGCAGAGCGCACCAAGCTCTATCAACAGGCTCAGGCAGTCTTCAAGAAGGAAGCACCCTGGGCAACGCTCGACCACTCGCTCTCCATCGTCCCGATGCGCAAGAACGTCGAAGGCTTCGTGCAGAGCCCGCTCGGCGACTTTGCTTTCGACGGCGTTGACATTGTAGAGTAATCTTACCGACTGACCCGAAGGGGGCGTTTGCCGTTGGGCGAGCGCCCCTCTTCCTTTTTGCCAGTGCTGCCGCAAGGAGTTCGCGGCCACGATTGGCAGAGGTTTGACTATGTTCCGATTTCTTCTGGGGCGCTTGGCAGTGCTGATCCCGACATTCATCGGGGTCTCCATCATCGCCTTCTCCTTCATCCGCCTGCTTCCGGGCGACCCCGTGGCGTTGCTTTCCGGCGAACGGGTGATGTCGCCGGAGCGGCACGCTGAAATTTCTCACCAATTGGGCTTCGACCGTCCCATCGTCGTGCAGTATCTGGATTACCTCTGGGGTATTCTCCATGGGGATTTCGGCACCTCGATCGTTACCAAGAAGCCAGTGATCGATCAGTTCCTGGAACTCTTCCCGGCGACAGTCGAACTCTCGCTGTGCGCGATCATTTTCGCCGTTGTCGTCGGCATTCCGGCGGGCGTTATTGCGGCGATCAAACGCGGTTCCATATTCGACCAGATCATCATGGGGACGGCGCTCGTCGGCTTCTCGATGCCGATTTTCTGGTGGGGCTTGCTCTTGATCATCGTCGTCTCCGGCATGTTGCAGTGGACGCCGGTGTCCGGACGGATCTCGCTGATGTTCTTCTTTCCGTCGGTCACCGGCTTCATGCTGATCGATTCTCTGTTGTCGGGGCAGGAGGGTGCCTTCCAGTCCGCCTTCAACCATCTCGTTCTGCCGACGATCGTCCTCGGCACCATTCCGCTTGCCGTCATCGCGCGGCAAACCCGTTCGGCGATGCTCGAGGTTCTTTCCGAGGACTATGTGCGGACGGCCCGTGCCAAGGGGCTTCCCACGTTCCGCGTCGTGGGCATCCATGCCCTGCGCAACGCAATGATTCCGGTCGTGACCACGATCGGTCTCCAGATTGGCGTGATGCTGGCCGGCGCCATCCTGACGGAGACGATCTTCTCCTGGCCGGGCATCGGCAAGTGGATGGTCGATTCGGTTTTCCGCCGCGACTATGCCGTCATCCAGGGCGGGCTCCTGATCATCGCCGCCGTCATCATGCTCGTGAACCTCGCCGTCGACCTGATGTACGGCCTCATCAACCCTCGTATCCGGCATTGAGGAGGGCGATATGACTGAAGTTACTGCAACAAGCCCCATATCGACCGATCCGTCCCGCCGGGCGAGGCTTGCCGAGTTCTGGTACTATTTTTCGGAGAACCGCGGCGCCGTCATCGGTCTGTTCTTCTTCCTTTTTCTGGTGGTGCTCGCCATATGCGCCCCGCTCGTAGCGCCGCATGATCCGACCATCCAGTTCCGCGAGGCGGTTCTGCTTCCGCCCTTCTGGCAGGAAGGTGGTCGCGCGGCCTTCCTCCTCGGAACCGACGCCGTCGGCCGCGATATGCTCTCGCGCCTCATCTATGGCACGCGCTTTTCGCTGTTCGTCGGCGTTATCGTGACCACATTGTCGCTGATCGGCGGCATCCTCATCGGCGTCATCGCCGGCTATTTCCGCGGATGGGTCGATACTGTCATCATGCGGATCATGGATATCATCCTGGCGTTTCCGTCGCTGCTGCTGGCGCTGGTTCTGGTCGCCGTGCTCGGTCCCGGTCTCACGAATGCGATGATCGCGATCGCGCTGGTGTTCCAGCCGCATTTCGTTCGGCTGACCCGGGCAGCCGTGATGACGGAGAAGACCAGGGACTACGTCGTGGCGGCAAAGGTCGCCGGCGCGGGCCACCTGAGGCTGATGTTCAAGACCATCCTGCCGAACTGCATGGCGCCGCTCATCGTTCAGGCGACGCTCTCCTTTTCGAGTGCGATCCTCGACGCGGCGGCACTCGGCTTTCTCGGCATGGGTGCGCAGCCGCCGACGCCGGAATGGGGAACGATGCTTGCGGAAGCTCGCGAATTCATTCTGCGTGCTTGGTGGGTTGTGACGCTCCCCGGCCTTGCGATTCTCGCGACTGTTCTCGCAATCAATCTCATGGGCGATGGTCTGCGTGATGCTCTCGACCCCAAGCTGAAGAGGTCCTGACATGGCGCTCCTCGAAATTGAAAATCTCGTCGTTGAATTTCAGACATCCTCCGGACCGTTCCGGGCGGTCGACGGCGTTTCGCTCAAGGTTCATGAGGGCGAGGTCCTGGCGATCGTCGGGGAATCGGGCTCGGGCAAATCCGTGTCGATGCTTGCTGCGATGGGGCTTCTGCCCTGGACCGCGAAGGTGACGGCGGACAAGCTTGCCTTCAATGGACGGAACCTTCTGAAAATGTCCGCGACCGACCGTCGAAAGATCATCGGCAAGGACATCGCCATGATCTTCCAGGAGCCGATCGCCAGCCTCAATCCGTGCTTCACGGTCGGCTTCCAGATTGAGGAAGTACTGCGCATCCACATGGGCCTCGACCGCAAGGCGCGGCGCAAGCGCGCGATCGAACTCTTCGAGGCCGTCGGTATTCCCGATCCGGCCGAGCGTCTCGGCCATTATCCGCATCAGATGTCGGGCGGGCAGTGCCAGCGCGTCATGATAGCCATCGCCCTTGCCTGCAACCCGAAGCTGCTCATTGCAGATGAGCCGACGACCGCGCTGGACGTGACGATCCAGAAGCAGATCCTCGATCTTCTGATGAGACTGCAGCAGGAATACCGCATGGGCCTCATCATGATCACCCACAACATGGGCGTGGTGGCGGAAACGGCCGATCGCGTCGTGGTTCAATACAAGGGCCGCAAGATCGAGGAGGCGGATGTGCTGTCGCTGTTCGAATCGCCGAAGAGCAACTACACGCGCGCGCTTCTTGCTGCCCTGCCGGAGAACGCGACGGGAGACCGCCTGCCGACGATCTCCGAACTTTTCAACGACCAGCAGATGCTGGAGGGAGCCACTCGATGACTCACGTTCTCGAAGCCCGCAACCTGGTGCGCGACTACCACATTCCCGGCAACCTGCTCCGCAAGGCGCGTACCGTTCATGCGCTGAAAGGCGTAAGCTTCACCGTGGATGAGGGAAAGACGCTCGCGATCGTTGGCGAAAGCGGCTGCGGCAAGTCGACGCTTGGCCGCATCATCACGCTGATCGACCCCGCCACATCGGGCGAGTTGCTGATCGGCGGAAAGAAGGTCGACATCGCGAAGGACGGCCTGACGTCGGAAATGCGCCGTAAGGTGCAGATCGTTTTCCAGAATCCATATGGTTCGCTCAACCCTCGGCAGAAGATCGGCGACATCCTGGCGGAGCCGCTGGTCATCAACACCAAGGCGCCGGCCGACGAGCGGCGTGACCGCGCCATGACGATGCTGAAAAAGGTGGGGCTCGACGAGAAGCACTTCAATCGCTACCCGCACATGTTCTCGGGCGGCCAGCGTCAACGCATCGCCATTG includes:
- a CDS encoding helix-turn-helix transcriptional regulator, yielding MAVLQENHRRYDLHEELETALNRVDFFRIFHTLALRFGFGHFGILQLGNENDACMLSSRLVLHDLPSGLAEEYDKRHRFGDSIVYRALHASNISSVWRADDPTLGPGHGLISQLGFDLLLCVPVNAATTGSRYAVLFLGDGEDIEQAEHYELCYSAASAFDYFYRATLANKAGMGLTPRETEILKWISHGKTASEIALIVSVSEHTVNSHTATILKKLDVVNRTQMVAKAIREQIIQ
- a CDS encoding ABC transporter substrate-binding protein produces the protein MKKLTTLFAATALATLMAGSAWSKTFVYCSEGSPEGFDPGLYTAGTTFDAAAHTVYNRLLEFKKGTTETEPGLAESWTISDDGLEYTFKLRPGVKFQTTEFFTPSRELNADDVVFSLERQWKSDNPWHGYVTGGSWEYFAGMGLPDVLESIEKVDDMTVKIKLKRKEAPFLANLAMPFASIMSKEYADKLQAEGKMNQLNQMPLGTGPFAFVGYQQDAVIRYKAHPDYWGGKQKIDDLVFAITTDAAVRFQKLQAGECHLMPYPNAADVEAMKADPNLKVMEQAGLNVAYLAYNSTQPPFDKPEVRKALNKAINKQAIVDSVFQGQATPATNPIPPTMWSYDDNIADDTYEPEVAKKMLEDAGVKDLSMKVWAMPVARPYMLNARRAAELIQADFAKIGVKVEIISYEWAEYLEKSKAKDRDGAVILGWTGDNGDPDNFLDTLLGCDAVGGNNRAQWCNQEFDDLVTKAKEATDVAERTKLYQQAQAVFKKEAPWATLDHSLSIVPMRKNVEGFVQSPLGDFAFDGVDIVE
- a CDS encoding ABC transporter permease subunit, with protein sequence MFRFLLGRLAVLIPTFIGVSIIAFSFIRLLPGDPVALLSGERVMSPERHAEISHQLGFDRPIVVQYLDYLWGILHGDFGTSIVTKKPVIDQFLELFPATVELSLCAIIFAVVVGIPAGVIAAIKRGSIFDQIIMGTALVGFSMPIFWWGLLLIIVVSGMLQWTPVSGRISLMFFFPSVTGFMLIDSLLSGQEGAFQSAFNHLVLPTIVLGTIPLAVIARQTRSAMLEVLSEDYVRTARAKGLPTFRVVGIHALRNAMIPVVTTIGLQIGVMLAGAILTETIFSWPGIGKWMVDSVFRRDYAVIQGGLLIIAAVIMLVNLAVDLMYGLINPRIRH
- a CDS encoding ABC transporter permease subunit is translated as MTEVTATSPISTDPSRRARLAEFWYYFSENRGAVIGLFFFLFLVVLAICAPLVAPHDPTIQFREAVLLPPFWQEGGRAAFLLGTDAVGRDMLSRLIYGTRFSLFVGVIVTTLSLIGGILIGVIAGYFRGWVDTVIMRIMDIILAFPSLLLALVLVAVLGPGLTNAMIAIALVFQPHFVRLTRAAVMTEKTRDYVVAAKVAGAGHLRLMFKTILPNCMAPLIVQATLSFSSAILDAAALGFLGMGAQPPTPEWGTMLAEAREFILRAWWVVTLPGLAILATVLAINLMGDGLRDALDPKLKRS
- a CDS encoding ABC transporter ATP-binding protein; amino-acid sequence: MALLEIENLVVEFQTSSGPFRAVDGVSLKVHEGEVLAIVGESGSGKSVSMLAAMGLLPWTAKVTADKLAFNGRNLLKMSATDRRKIIGKDIAMIFQEPIASLNPCFTVGFQIEEVLRIHMGLDRKARRKRAIELFEAVGIPDPAERLGHYPHQMSGGQCQRVMIAIALACNPKLLIADEPTTALDVTIQKQILDLLMRLQQEYRMGLIMITHNMGVVAETADRVVVQYKGRKIEEADVLSLFESPKSNYTRALLAALPENATGDRLPTISELFNDQQMLEGATR
- a CDS encoding ABC transporter ATP-binding protein: MTHVLEARNLVRDYHIPGNLLRKARTVHALKGVSFTVDEGKTLAIVGESGCGKSTLGRIITLIDPATSGELLIGGKKVDIAKDGLTSEMRRKVQIVFQNPYGSLNPRQKIGDILAEPLVINTKAPADERRDRAMTMLKKVGLDEKHFNRYPHMFSGGQRQRIAIARALMLNPSLLVLDEPVSALDLSVQAQVLNLLADLQDEFHLTYVFISHDLSVVRYIADDVMVMYYGEAVEYGSRDEVFADPKHTYTKTLFAATPRADVASIKARLARKAA